A segment of the Raphanus sativus cultivar WK10039 unplaced genomic scaffold, ASM80110v3 Scaffold2860, whole genome shotgun sequence genome:
TAATGAACGGTTTGAGACTAAACCGGGCCGGCACAATTACAAAAGTCaccaaaaacccaaaaaagaGGATTGGCTCCCAAACAAATAGAAACTAAACCCTTTGCacttcctcatcttcttcttgttcccCTACTGTCGCCGCCGTTAAAGGACTTTTTTTTTCAGAGGCGGCGATGGCGGATCTTCTTCCACCTCTTGGGACGGCACAAATCGATGGGAAGACTAAAGTAGATGAGAAAGTTGATTACTCGAATCTCCCTTGCCCTGTTCCTTATGAGGAACTCCACCGTGAAGCTATCAGTTTAGTCTTTCTTATTTATTACCGATCTTGACTTTTTTTCTTGAGCTTATACCTTTATTCAGTTGACGGATAGCTCAGACTGATCTGTGTGGCTTTAGTGCATTGTATTGTCGTCTTTACAGATTTAGGTTCTGTTCTGTCTTGTTTGTATTGGCATGGTTGACTTGGTTCTGTTTCGtttctaattgtttttttttgtcatattaTGATTGAAAGTTTTTCAATTGGTCCGGATTTGATTCTGTTCGTTGTCTCAAAGGTCTGTCTTAGTAATTCTTTTCAATGCTTGTATTAGAGATTCCGTTCACGGTCTGCCTCCAGTGTTTGTCTTAGCGTCTCTCCTAATGGTTTCTTACTGTTTTTTAATCAGTTTCTAACTGGTTTGATTTGATTATATTACTTGCAGTGTCTTTAAAGGCAGACAATTTTGAGGGTTTGCGCTTCGACTTTTCCAAGGGACTGAATCAAAAGTTTTCTCTTAGCCACAGGTTAGTAAGATTATGTCTTAACAGTTATCATTGGTAAAAGCTTTACATATATTTGAGTTTCTCATTAAGTCTCTATATTGATCTTTTGAAACAGTGTAATGATGGGACCAACAGAAGTTCCTTCTCAGTCACCTGACACGACGATCAAAATTCCAACAGCCCATTATGAGTTTGGTGCCAATTATTTTGATCCAAAGGTAccaatttttttggtaatttatttGTTACATATTCTTTTATGGCTatcaagaagaagatatgaaaaATGATGAGTATAATATGCAGTTGATGCTTATTGGAAGGCTTATGACTGATGGTAGGCTAAACGCAAGAGTTAAAGCTGATTTAACTGATAGGTTGGTCTTAAAGGCGAATGGTCAGGTAAATGCTGCAACTGGATAATAATGTGTTTGATCATCTATGGTGTATCTGAATATTACATTccttcatctttttattttttaactttcttttcCAGCTGTCAAATGAGCCTCATATGTCGCATGCAATGTTCAACTTTGATTACATGGTGAGCAACTTCTTtgtatttcaacttttttttatattcgtTTGATGCACCTTTGCCAGCATTTGTGGTTCATTCATCTgaagttttttttgtgtgtcATGTTTGTGTAGGGATCAGACTACAGGGCCCAACTTCAACTTGGGAACAGTGCTTTAATTGGAGCAACCTATATTCAGGTAAAGTGGATAATACTATTGTCCCTTGTTACACCTGCGTTTCTGTTAATCTTTCTGCGTGAAGTCAGATAGTTAGGAAAAAGGGCTAGCCATATTTGAGCTTATGCTCTCCTGCAGTAATGTTTATTCATGTAACTGTAACGAAGTGATGTGACATTAAACGATAGGTGGTACTAATAACGTTGTCTGGGCATGCTTAGCTTTTGTGTCATTAAGAACGTTTGTCTTTTATCTGTCATTTGTCTTTTGATCTGTAATAGTTAAACCAGTTGGTATGGTGCATTGCGATAGATATTGAACtcattgtatttttctttttatgaaatattGGACAGAGTGTGACACCCCGTCTATCTCTGGGTGGGGAAGTGTTTTGGGCTGGCGTGCCTCGGAAGTCTGGTATAGGTTACGCTGCAAGATACGACACTGATAAAATGGTAATTCTTCTTCTCGTTCATTACTTGTTCCAAGCTAATTGGTGAAAAGCACTAACTATTACCAACAGGTGGCTACTGCGCAAGTTGCTAGCACCGGAACTATAGCTATGAACTATGTTCAGAAGATTTCCGAGAAGGTAATACACCTTTATCATTGATCTCCCTCCCTCCCATTTTTAAATTTgacctctgtttttttttttattatttctaatgATCAGGTCTCACTCGCCACTGATTTCGCGTACAACTACTTATCAAGAGATGTTGTGGCTAGTGTTGGGTATGACTACATTCTCAGACAGGTAACAtagcctttttttttgtatggatTTGTAatggaattgaaaaaaaaagcaCTTTCTTAAATCCTTATTGATTCTTTATAACATGTGTCTCTGTTTCAGTCTCGTGTGCGGGGAAAGATTGATTCAAACGGTGTTGCATCCGCTCTCTTGGAAGAAAGATTGAGTATGGGACTCAATTTTCTCCTATCTGCAGAGGTACGCAGTCTTACTTGTTCTTGTGCTGAGACTTTAACTGAATATTCTCATTCTTTTTAAAAGCTGTTGATtgagtttttatttgtttctttcacAGCTTGACCATAAGAAGAAGGACTACAAGTTTGGATTCGGTTTAACAGTCGGCTGATAAAAAGGATGATGCTCCACGCAATAAGCCTGGCTCTACACACGCAGCGCAGGGGTTTCATCTTGTGCCGGGATTCAGTTAAATTTGTTGTATTTTAGGCTTTTTGGTCGGGGAACGTTGAgaagttaaaacaaaaacaaagggACTTTTGTGTTGTTTTTTATGCGGTTTAGGTTTTGTcgttactatttttttttaaagatctgGTAAACTTGCCAAGAGGTGTATCATTTACTTTCCATacaagaaaaaacatttttccTTGTTTACTAAATAATTCCTTCCTTTCATAATACTTATGTTTTTGCTTAgtacacaaaaattaaaaaaattgcatttgtctagaaaaatatttaaaaatataattttaaaatcagttaaCTAATTATAAAACTGTAAAATGTAATttgttaaacaatttttaataaagataaaactaacattaaaatctcaaaatttcatataaattaaaacgaAACAGTCATTTTACAACATTATCTATATTGAAAAGGAAGGATTGATAATGTCGTGTGATGTGCATTAGCTAACATTAACaagtaaataaatcaaaatttggaGGTGAATATTCaaacaaagtttttaaaatttgatttatgtTGTAGAAAAAGGTGTTTTATGATTATCTAGAAAAAACTTGAGTTCAAATATTGGGAAATTTGCCCTACaactaaaaaaaacacaaatacacTATCTAACCAAAAAcatcttctctttttttatttctctttttatttctctCTAACTTCTCACTAAAAATCtaattaccttttttttttgttgtttggcAAATAAACCCTTAAATATTATTCGAGTAAGAAAAACAATACAAGAACTAGCAGTTCTTAGGCCATCTGCATTGAAGAATCATAGGATGGAGTCACACCATTCtccacaaaaaattaaaataagaaaatttgatGAAACTGCGCCGCGCGAAGTTCTTCCCACTGAACCTGCTTCATGACTATTTTGCGGGCCTCACGACACGTGGTAATCCGCGATTGGTTggattattaacttttttttttaaacaaacagaaaaaataatagtaataaaatatactttgtGAACCTCTTTTCATAGAGTTCACGCCTTTGTAAGTTTTCTAGATCTTCTCAtcaatctatttttatttgtattaatttgaactttttttaatctgtgGGCCGAGCAGTAGCCGTTGTGCGTGTTGTTTTCACGTATAAATTAATACAATGGGCCGAAAACATCACAGTGGGCCGAGCAAATGTAAATATTCTTACCTGTTGTTACCATGTCTCTGTCGGAAATGTAATTACCAAATCAGCACACCTGTCGTCGTTGACAGATTCCGAGAaagacaataaaaataaaaaaccctATGAACAGTCTCCCCCTCTCTCTTTGCCTTCCTTCTTCTCCGATTCTCCTTCTTTGCAGATTAACATCAATGTCTTGCATTGAAGGCTGATTCGATTTCCTAGACCGCTCGAGTGGTGAAGTATCTCGTGATGGATTCTGCTATTGAGATTAGTTCCGGTAGTAGTAGCAGTAGTGGTAGTGGTAGTGATGACGAGGTGTCTGAGCCCACTAGAACCAGGAGCAATACCTCGTGGCTCTATGGTACTATTACTATACTCTCTGCTCTCGTCTGTCTCGGTTAGGTTAAATTTGGTAGCTTTAATGGATTGGAGAGTAatctaactttttttctttgtgtctTTGACTTGTAGGTAGTCGTAGCTTCCCTCAAAGAGGTTCCTCTGAGGTTCATACTCAAGCTTCTGGCAGTGGTGCCCCATCTCAGCCTAGAGCCTCGAGAGCTTCTAATGTTTCTGGTGTGGATAATGAGAAGCTGCCTTCTCAACAAGCCTTGAAAAGAACCCTTCCATCTTCTTTTAATCCGCCTCCTGCTCCTTCAAGAAGTGCTCAC
Coding sequences within it:
- the LOC108859559 gene encoding mitochondrial import receptor subunit TOM40-1-like, whose translation is MADLLPPLGTAQIDGKTKVDEKVDYSNLPCPVPYEELHREAIMSLKADNFEGLRFDFSKGLNQKFSLSHSVMMGPTEVPSQSPDTTIKIPTAHYEFGANYFDPKLMLIGRLMTDGRLNARVKADLTDRLVLKANGQLSNEPHMSHAMFNFDYMGSDYRAQLQLGNSALIGATYIQSVTPRLSLGGEVFWAGVPRKSGIGYAARYDTDKMVATAQVASTGTIAMNYVQKISEKVSLATDFAYNYLSRDVVASVGYDYILRQSRVRGKIDSNGVASALLEERLSMGLNFLLSAELDHKKKDYKFGFGLTVG